The following nucleotide sequence is from Brachyspira suanatina.
TAAATTATTGATAGCAGATTGCATATCATTGATTGAATTATTAAGTTTTCCTGCAACACCTGATTTATTTAACTCTTTTTCTTCAAATTTATTATTGAAATTACCGTCTTTCATTAAAAATATAGTATTAATAGCATTATTCAAGTTTCTAGATAATGGTATTGCTATTTTAGATACAAGTAAAAACTCTAAGAATATTAATATAATCATAATTATCAAAAAAGATATCATAATTTTATTAAAACTATTATAAAAATCTTCAGCACTATTCTTAAATACTAAAAAGAAAGGAGTCCCCTGTATTCTTTTTATAAAAAACCATTCATCTTTTACTAAATCTATTTTGTTATCAATAGATGAAAAAGAATCTTTAAATTCATCAAATATAGGATCATTAAATAGAGTAATGTCTTTATTTAAAATATAATCTTTATTATTATGTGTTATATATGTACCATCTAAATAAACTAAATAAAAATTATAGTCACAATATTTTTTAGCCTTTAATATTAGATCTTCCATATTATCAAAATCTATTCCCAAAACTCCCATAAGCTGAGAATTAGTATATACGGCTCTGCTAAAAGTAATGGCTATTTTTCCTGATGCAGCATCTAAATAAGGTGCGCTTATTACTGTATCATTAGTTTTTAATGCATCCTGATACCAACCTCTGCTCACATGATCATAAGTTCTTGGATGTACAACTAAAGTATTAATAAACATACCACCTTTTGAATAAGAAATGGTTTCTCCAAAATAAATGCTTAAATAATTTTTATAAGTATTTTGTATATTTGTTATAAATTTTCCAAAATAATAATAATCAGAAGAAATTTCTAAATTTTTAGAAAGTAATGATATATCATCTTTTATATCATTTAAATAATTTTCAGCTATTATATCTATATTCATAGCCTGTGACATATGGCTATTTAAATATTGATTTCTGTATATTGGTTTATAAATAAAATATACCGCTATTAGTACCATAGTTAAAAAAATTATAAATGGTGCTAGGAACTTAATGATTAAATCGTTTTTCATATAAATTACTACTCCTTTATTTAAAAGATAGTAATTTATAGTTCATAATTCAAGTAATAATTAAATTTTATTATGATTTTAACTATAAAAATATTGTATTTATTGATTAAATTGCATCTATATTTCTAGTAGCTATTATATCAGAGCCTATAACATTATGAAGTATGGTATCTCCTATATGAATAGGAGCATTAACTTCTACATTTTTTAAAGCCTCAAGACATTCATTAATTCTTGATTTGTCTATAGGATCTTTAGTTTTCACAGGAAGCATTTTTAATTTGCCGTTTTTTACTTTTACTATAGAAGTAACCATTCTTACAGGATGGATAACCTCATCTCTGGCATAAGTATCTCCTCTTTTGCAAATGTTTCCGGTTACATTTAAAACATTACTGCCATCCAACTCTACATATAAATCGCATCCCATAGGACAGCATATACAAGTTAATTCTTTTTTTTCCATTTTAATTACTTCCTTATATATTTTTATTGTTTTTTAGTTATTGAGTTAATTAAATAAACTCAAATCTGCCATCATATTTTTAAGCATTATTTCAATTCTTGGCATATGTTCTGCTATAGTAAAGCCAACAATTTCCTTTTCTTTGGCAATATCATTTATTATTCTTACTGTTTCGTTTATCTTCATTCCGTTTGGAGAAACACCGACAGCAGCTATTATCTCATTAGGATCAAGCACATCCAAATCAAAATGTATTAAAACCTTAGAAGCATTAGATTTTTTAAGCCAATTTATTATATTTTCACTTGAAGCTTCTTCAGGAGCAAAATGGGTTATGCCGTATTCCTCTTGACGTTTTTTTATCTCATCTCTTTCCCAATCTCTAAGCCCTACAAATAATATTCTATCAGATGAAATTTTGCTTGGAAGTATAGAGCTGATATTTTTATCAACATTACCCATACAAGAACTTATAGCCATAGCATGATATCCAGCATAAGTATTATCTTCAGGCAAAGTAATATCAGGATGAGCGTCTATCCAAATTAAAGCAACATCATTGTCATATTTTTTATTTAAATATGTGAAAGGTACTACACTAACAGAACATTCTCCTCCGAAAGTAATTATTTTATCAGGATTATTTTTATTTAAAATATCTAAAGCATTTTTAGTTTGAGATACTATAAAATCATAATCAATAATACCATTTTTTATTTCTCTGTTTTTTATATCTAAAGATACAGGAACTTCTAAAGTTTCATGATCATCATTTTGAGGTGCAAGTATGCTTAATAATTTTGCCCCAAGATAATAACCTCTTGAAGAATCTTCAGGCTTTAATTCCTTTATCCAATCAGATATAATTCCGCCCTGCCACTGAGGATAAATTAATCTTATAGTTTTACTCATTAATTAACTCCGATAATCAATTATCTTCTATCTTAAACTCAATATTTTTTAAGCCTTCTTTTGAAAGCAGAGATTTATCAAGTTTTACAGTTTCCATTTCACCAGGAGCAAATATCAAATTCTTTTTATGTATTACTCTCTCACCGTCAAAATAAACATTTAAGAATTTGTTTTTAAATATATTTGCTACTCTAAATCTTACAATAACATGATCATCTACATTATCAACATTAATCATAGAAGGAACAGTATATCTTACTCCATTAGAGCCTTTTAAATAAATAGAGTTGCTGTCATCTCTTCTTTTATTTTTAATAACATAAGAAGCGGAACTCTTTCCTGCAGTTTCAGCCTCTTCAGATACAAAGTCTACTAAGTCATGAACATGAAGTACATTACCGCAAGAGAATACTCCGTCAATATTAGTTTCTAAACTTTCATTAACGAAAGCTCCAGAAGTTATAGGATTAATCTCAACGCCAATCTCCTTTGAAAGCTCATTTTCAGGAATAAGCCCAACAGATAAAAGCAAAGTATCGCAAGAATAATATTCTTCAGTACCTTTAATAGGCTTCATATTATCATCAACTTTAGCTATAGTAACTCCTTCAAGTCTTTCTTTTCCCTTAATATCTATAACTGTATGACTAAGTTTAAGAGGAATTCCGAAATCATCCAAACATTGAACAATATTTCTTTTAAGTCCTCCAGAGAAAGGAAGTATTTCAGCTACTACCTTAACTTTAGCACCTTCAAAAGTCATTCTCCTAGCCATAATAAGTCCTATATCACCAGAACCAAGTATTACAACTTCTTTACCAGGCATATATCCTTCAATATTAACTAAATGCTGAGCAGCACCTGCAGAAAATATTCCGGCAGGTCTAAATCCTGGTATATTCAAAGCTCCTCTTGAACGTTCACGGCATCCCATCGCAAGTATTACAGCTTTTGCATTAATCTCAATTAAGCCTTCTTCTTTGTTTATGTAAGTAATTTTTTTAGTTTTGTCATTATTAAGTACAATATCCAAAACCATAGTATTAAGCTTATAATTTATATTTAGATTTATAACTTTTTCTATGAATCTATAAGCATATTCAGGCCCTGTAAGCTCTTCTCCAAATCTATGAAGTCCGAAACCATTATGTATGCATTGATTGAGTATGCCTCCAAGCACCTCATCTCTTTCTAATATAAGTAAATTATCTATACCATTTTCTTTAGCAGAAATGGAAGCGGCAAGTCCGGCAGGCCCGCCTCCTATAACAACAACATCATAAGATTTCATTTTTTACCTCGTTTATTTTTTATATACTAAAAAATTTTAAGTTTGTCAATTTTTTGCTATTCTTTATTGTATCAGCAAGTATAAAATTAGTCACAAACCACACTAATTTTTTTATATATAAAAATATATTATACAAAATACTAATTTTAAAAAGTTTCCTTGTCATAACCAATAACTATTTCAGAGCCTTTTCCGCATTTTGTAATAGTTAAAGGAGAAACATCAAGTTCTCTGGCTAAAATTTCTATTATTTTAGGAGAGCAAAATCCTCCCTGGCATCTTCCAAGCCCAGCTCTTATCCTTCTTTTTACTCCGTCAAGAGATTTAGCTCCTATTGGTCTTTGTATAGCTTCTATTATTTCACCTTCTGTAACCTTTTCACATCTGCAAATTATATGGCCGTATAAAGGATTTTCTTTTATAAGATCATTTTTCTCTTCATTAGAAAGGGCATAGAAATGAGTAATTCCTTTTCTTGTTTCTATAAAGTTTTCTTTTTTCTCAAAATTTCCTTTTTTACTTACAATATCAGCAACCATTAATCCTATAGCAGGAGAAGAAACAAGTCCGGGAGATTCTATACCGGCACAATCAAAGAATCCTTCGCAGTCTTCAAGTTCTTTTATAATAAATTCATGATTATCTTCATGAGGGCGAAGTCCGCAGAATGAAGTAATAACTTTATTATAAGGTATGTTTTTTACTGTCATTTTAGATTTTTCTATAATCTGAGCAAGTCCGTCAGCAGTGGTATTCAATCCCTCTTTATCTTCTATATCAATGGCAGTAGGGCCAAGCATTATATTACCATGAGCTGTAGGAGTAACTAAAATACCTTTTCCTAATTTTGTAGGAAGAGCAAATATTGTTGAAGTTACTAGATTATCAACTTCCTTATCAAGTAAAATATAATCCCCCCTTCTAGGAGTTATATGTATTTTGTTGGCACTCATCATATTATGGAATTTATCTGCATAAACTCCAGCAGCATTTACAATATATTTTGCCTTTATAATTCCATTATTGGTTTCTGCCTCAAAAGTTCCGTCATCAAGTTTTTTAATATTAATTACTTCAGTATTAAATTTAAATTCTGCTCCATTAGCATAAGCATTTTCAGCATAAGCAATATTTAATATAAATGGATCAACTATACCGCCGGTAGGGGCATACAAGGCTGCACATACATTATCATTTAAATTAGGCTCTCTTTTATGAACCTCTTCTCTGTTTAATATTTGAAGTCCTTCAACTCCGTTTTTTATTCCTCTCTCATATATGGCCTGTAAATTAGGCATATCTTCCTCATTAGTGCATACCACCAAAGAACCATTCTGTTTGAAAGGCACATCAAGGTCTTCTGCTATTTTTTGCATCATCTTATTTCCTAAAACATTCAATTTAGCCATAAGAGAACCATTAGCAGCATCAAAACCGGCATGCACTATACCGCTATTGGATTTGGAAGTTCCGGAACAAACATCTTCGTTTCTTTCAACAACGCATATATTAGCTTTATATCTTGATAATTCTCTAGCTGAGGAAGTACCTGAAACTCCAGCACCTATAATCAATATATCATACATAATATATATTTCCTTTGAATTTTTATACAATTTATTTCAAAAATAAGAATATATATGCATATTAATATCTTATAAAAATAAAATATTAATATGCATAAATTTAATGACAAATTATAAAGCCCAGCCTCTTGATCTTTCAACGGCTTTTTTCCAACCCATATATTTTTTATTTCTTTCTTCTTCAGAAAGTGAAGGAGTAAACTCTCTCTCTAATTTCCATCTGTTAGTGATTTCATCTTTATCCTTCCAGAATCCTACAGCAAGCCCAGCTAAATAAGCAGCTCCCAAAGCAGTAGTTTCAGTGATTTGAGGACGAAGAACTTTTGTATTAATAATATCAGATTGAAACTGCATTAAGAAATTATCTCTGCATGCTCCGCCGTCAACTTTTAATGAAGAAAGCTTAACTCCGCTGTCTGCTACCATAGCATCGATAACATCTTTACTTTGATAAGCAATAGCCTCTTCAGCAGCCCTTATTATATGACTTCTATTAACTCCTCTAGTAATACCTACTAAACAGCCTCTAGCATACATATCCCAATAAGGAGCGCCAAGACCAACGAATGCCGGTACTAAATAAACTCCATTAGTATCTTTTACCTTTGTAGCAAAATATTCTGTATCTTTGGCATCATGAAGAAGTCTTAATTCATCTCTTACCCATTGTATAACGGCACCGGCTATAAATACAGAGCCTTCCAAAGCATATTCAATTTTTCCATTATATCCTATACCTATAGTAGTGATTAGTCCGTTCTTACTTAAAATAAAGTTTTCACCTATATTCATAAGTATGAAGCTTCCAGTACCATAAGTATTTTTAGTATCTCCCTTATTGAATCCAGCCTGTCCGAATAATGCTGATTGCTGGTCTCCTGCTATTCCTGATATAGGTACTTCTTTTCCATTAATATTAGCATATCCGTAAATACAAGAAGAATCTTTTACTTCAGGAAGCATATTCATAGGTATATCTAATTCTTTTAAAATGGTTTCATCCCATTTAAGTTCTTTAATATTATAAATCATAGTTCTTGATGCATTAGTATAATCAGTAACATGCACTTTTCCGCCTGTAAGTTTCCATACAAGCCAAGTATCTATTGTACCGAATAATAGTTCGCCTTTATTAGCCTTTTCTCTGGCACCTGGTACATTATCAAGTATCCATTTTATTTTAGTGCCTGAGAAATAAGCATCAACTACTAAACCTGTATTTTCTCTTATATATGTATCAAGACCTTTTTTCTTTAATTCATCGCAGATAGGAGCTGTTCTTCGGCATTGCCAAACTATAGCATTATAAATAGGTTCTCCTGTATTCTTATCCCATACTACAGTAGTTTCTCTTTGGTTAGTAATACCAATAGCAGCTATTTCTTCCGGTTTTACTCCGGCAATCTGTATAGCTTCCTGCAAAACCCCAAATTGAGTAGCCCAAATCTCAGCTGCATTATGTTCAACCCAGCCTTCATGGGGATAAATTTGAGTAAACTCTTTTTGAGCAACTGATACCATATTTTGATCATAATCAAATACTATGGCTCTGCTGCTTGTTGTACCCTGATCTATTGCCACTACATATTTAGCCATAATTAAAACTCCTTTATTAAATTTATTTTTTAATAATTCTATTAAAATTATTTTTTAGCGAATATTCTTCCTACTGTAATATCATATATAATAGCTCCTAATACGCCTCCAACTATAGGGCCTACTACAGGTACTATCCATACATTGCTGCCATCTGTAAGGCCGTTATTTTTGAATCCTGCAGCAACAGCAAAAAGTCTAGGTCCTAAATATCTTGCTGGGTTTACAGCATAACCATGCATAAATCCAAATGATGTACCTATAGCAACTATTATAAGACCAACTATTATAGGTCCTAAATTAGCGCCTGCAGGTGTATTGTTGGCATCGCCTGTAGCTAATATTAAAAATACTAAAAGAAATGTACCTACTACTTGGTCTATAAATCCGTATAAGAATCCTGGAACTGCTGGGAATGTAGCAAATACTCCTGCTGTATTCTCGAAATTAGGATCAACTTCTATCCATTTTCCATAATAAACAGCAAATACTATAGCCGCACCAATAAAGAAGCCTATCATTTGAGCTAATATATAATACCAAACTTTAGACCATGAAAACCTTCCTGTTGTAGCTAGAGCAAGTGTAACGGCAGGATTTAAATGGGCACCGCTGATTTTACCTGAAGCATATATACCGAAAGTAACAGCAAGCCCCCAAGCTATATGTATATTGATAGGAGCACCATTATTTCCTATATTAACAGATGCAACTACTCCGCATCCGAATAATGCTATAAACATAGATCCCATTATTTCTGCTAAAAATTCCGATCTTTTATTATACATATCGAACCTCCATAATAATAGTTTTTAATATATGTGTTTTATCATTTCTTATTAATTAACTCCGCCAACTCTATATTGTTCGCATACAGGACATCTTTTTGGAGGAGTAGCTTCACTATGCACATAACCGCATTTGCCACATTGCCATTTATCTATGCTTTCAACATTTCCTCCTAAATATTTTTCAAACATTTTTTTATGTTCTTCTTCTATTTTAGCTACATGCTCAAAAAGTATTGCTATATCATTAAAACCTTCCTCTTTGGCAATTTTGGCAAAGTTTAAATACATTTCTGTAGCTTCATAATTTTCGCCTGTAATAGCATCTTTTAAATTTTCATCTTTTGAAAAAATTCCATGATATCTTTCAAACCATAATTTTCCATGTTCCTGCTCATTTCTTGAAGCCTTTTCAAAAGCTAATGCCAAATTTTCCATTCCATCCTCTCTAGCTTTCTCAGCATAGTACATATA
It contains:
- a CDS encoding MIP/aquaporin family protein codes for the protein MYNKRSEFLAEIMGSMFIALFGCGVVASVNIGNNGAPINIHIAWGLAVTFGIYASGKISGAHLNPAVTLALATTGRFSWSKVWYYILAQMIGFFIGAAIVFAVYYGKWIEVDPNFENTAGVFATFPAVPGFLYGFIDQVVGTFLLVFLILATGDANNTPAGANLGPIIVGLIIVAIGTSFGFMHGYAVNPARYLGPRLFAVAAGFKNNGLTDGSNVWIVPVVGPIVGGVLGAIIYDITVGRIFAKK
- a CDS encoding arginase family protein, which codes for MSKTIRLIYPQWQGGIISDWIKELKPEDSSRGYYLGAKLLSILAPQNDDHETLEVPVSLDIKNREIKNGIIDYDFIVSQTKNALDILNKNNPDKIITFGGECSVSVVPFTYLNKKYDNDVALIWIDAHPDITLPEDNTYAGYHAMAISSCMGNVDKNISSILPSKISSDRILFVGLRDWERDEIKKRQEEYGITHFAPEEASSENIINWLKKSNASKVLIHFDLDVLDPNEIIAAVGVSPNGMKINETVRIINDIAKEKEIVGFTIAEHMPRIEIMLKNMMADLSLFN
- the glpK gene encoding glycerol kinase GlpK — translated: MAKYVVAIDQGTTSSRAIVFDYDQNMVSVAQKEFTQIYPHEGWVEHNAAEIWATQFGVLQEAIQIAGVKPEEIAAIGITNQRETTVVWDKNTGEPIYNAIVWQCRRTAPICDELKKKGLDTYIRENTGLVVDAYFSGTKIKWILDNVPGAREKANKGELLFGTIDTWLVWKLTGGKVHVTDYTNASRTMIYNIKELKWDETILKELDIPMNMLPEVKDSSCIYGYANINGKEVPISGIAGDQQSALFGQAGFNKGDTKNTYGTGSFILMNIGENFILSKNGLITTIGIGYNGKIEYALEGSVFIAGAVIQWVRDELRLLHDAKDTEYFATKVKDTNGVYLVPAFVGLGAPYWDMYARGCLVGITRGVNRSHIIRAAEEAIAYQSKDVIDAMVADSGVKLSSLKVDGGACRDNFLMQFQSDIINTKVLRPQITETTALGAAYLAGLAVGFWKDKDEITNRWKLEREFTPSLSEEERNKKYMGWKKAVERSRGWAL
- a CDS encoding NAD(P)/FAD-dependent oxidoreductase, with product MYDILIIGAGVSGTSSARELSRYKANICVVERNEDVCSGTSKSNSGIVHAGFDAANGSLMAKLNVLGNKMMQKIAEDLDVPFKQNGSLVVCTNEEDMPNLQAIYERGIKNGVEGLQILNREEVHKREPNLNDNVCAALYAPTGGIVDPFILNIAYAENAYANGAEFKFNTEVINIKKLDDGTFEAETNNGIIKAKYIVNAAGVYADKFHNMMSANKIHITPRRGDYILLDKEVDNLVTSTIFALPTKLGKGILVTPTAHGNIMLGPTAIDIEDKEGLNTTADGLAQIIEKSKMTVKNIPYNKVITSFCGLRPHEDNHEFIIKELEDCEGFFDCAGIESPGLVSSPAIGLMVADIVSKKGNFEKKENFIETRKGITHFYALSNEEKNDLIKENPLYGHIICRCEKVTEGEIIEAIQRPIGAKSLDGVKRRIRAGLGRCQGGFCSPKIIEILARELDVSPLTITKCGKGSEIVIGYDKETF
- a CDS encoding DUF1667 domain-containing protein, giving the protein MEKKELTCICCPMGCDLYVELDGSNVLNVTGNICKRGDTYARDEVIHPVRMVTSIVKVKNGKLKMLPVKTKDPIDKSRINECLEALKNVEVNAPIHIGDTILHNVIGSDIIATRNIDAI
- a CDS encoding rubrerythrin family protein, producing the protein MDLKNSKTNENLKAAFIGEAIARCKYMYYAEKAREDGMENLALAFEKASRNEQEHGKLWFERYHGIFSKDENLKDAITGENYEATEMYLNFAKIAKEEGFNDIAILFEHVAKIEEEHKKMFEKYLGGNVESIDKWQCGKCGYVHSEATPPKRCPVCEQYRVGGVN
- a CDS encoding NAD(P)/FAD-dependent oxidoreductase, which translates into the protein MKSYDVVVIGGGPAGLAASISAKENGIDNLLILERDEVLGGILNQCIHNGFGLHRFGEELTGPEYAYRFIEKVINLNINYKLNTMVLDIVLNNDKTKKITYINKEEGLIEINAKAVILAMGCRERSRGALNIPGFRPAGIFSAGAAQHLVNIEGYMPGKEVVILGSGDIGLIMARRMTFEGAKVKVVAEILPFSGGLKRNIVQCLDDFGIPLKLSHTVIDIKGKERLEGVTIAKVDDNMKPIKGTEEYYSCDTLLLSVGLIPENELSKEIGVEINPITSGAFVNESLETNIDGVFSCGNVLHVHDLVDFVSEEAETAGKSSASYVIKNKRRDDSNSIYLKGSNGVRYTVPSMINVDNVDDHVIVRFRVANIFKNKFLNVYFDGERVIHKKNLIFAPGEMETVKLDKSLLSKEGLKNIEFKIEDN